DNA from Thermoleophilum album:
ATCGCGGGCTCGCTTCTGGCTGTGGTGGGGACACAGGTCCTTGCCCTCGGCCTTTGCGCCCACGCTTACGGCACCTACTTCATGGGCGAGAAGGACCGCTGGTTCGATTGGGCACGCTCGCGATTCCGGCTCGAGCACGGATTGCTTCTTGGCGGCGCCGTCACCCTGATCGGGCTGGTGATTGGCGGGGCGATCGCTCTCACATGGGCCGACCGGGGCTTCGGTCGCCTGGGCGAGGAACGCCTCGCGGTGCTCGCAGCCACGCTCATAACGGTCGGCATTCAAGTCTTTTTCTCATCGTTCCTGCTTAGCATTTTGGGGCTGCGGCGGAAGTGAGGGGGGCGCGTCGTGGCGCCATGAAGCGCGGGCTGCGGCGAGGACTGATCATCGCGGCATTCGGTGCGCTGGCACTGGTTGGAGCTGTCTACTACCTCTCCTGGCCCGTACGGTTCCCAGAATTTGTCAGCCCAGCCTCACCAAGTGAGCCAGTCACCACCTTCGGCCACCGCGTTACAGAGCGCTGTGTGAACGTACCCGCACTCGGGCCTGAGCCGCTTCGAGCACGCCTAGTCGTAAGGTCTTTGAACGTCGACCGCACCGGTGGTCAAACGAGCCTCCAGGCCATTGTCCGCTCGGACGGCCGCGCCAAGCCCGGTCCGGAAGCGCTTCTGCGGCTGCGTGGCCGAGAAGCCCGGGTGGTCCTATCCGTTCCCCCTGTTCGCGAGCCAGCCCGGGTCTGTATTCGCGGCCGAAGCGGTGAGAGTGCTCAGCTGCTGGGAATCGGTGCGACACCTGCGCTACGCCTGGAGCGCGCCAAGTCTCAGCCCCGCCTGCTACTGCTGGCCGATCTTTTGCGGCGCCTATCTCTCGGCGCTGCCATCGCGCTACCACCCGCCGGCGCAATCACCTTGCTCCTACTAACGGGTTGCGCCTTGTCGATCGCCCTCCTGATCCTTCTGCGCACGCTTTTCTCACGCACTTTCAACTCGCACCGTAAGACGATCGCAGGTCTACTAGTTCTTGCCTGGGCCCACGCCGCTCTTTGGGCGTTGTTGGTGCCACCCTTCCAAGTGCCGGACGAGCAGGTGCACTATGCCTACGCTGTATACCTCGCACAGCATGGCACCGGTCCTTCCACCAGGGGCCGGTTCACGGATCTTGCATCTCCCCAAGAGGCAGCAATCCACGCTGCCTTTCAAACCGGATCGGTAGCCTTCAACCCTTCCGGGCGACCGCCCTGGTCGGATCAGTTGAGACACCAGATTGATCAAGTGACGGCGTTGTCGAACACGATGGCTGATGTGAGCACTAACGCCACGGGTCAGCCGCCTCTCTACTACTTCTCCCTAGCCCTTCCCGCCGTTATCTTCAAAACAGTTCCCCAGCAACTCCTCCTTATGCGGATGATAAGCGCATTGTGGTTCGCCCTGCTCGTGCTAGCGTTATACGCGTTCATAGGGGAGCTCCAGCCAGGACGGCCCCGACTGGCGCTTGCGGTAGGTATCGCGGCGGCCCTCTTTCCACTTGGTGCATTTCTCGGCGGGGGTGTTAATCCGGATGTGGCGTTAGCTGCGCTTGTGGCAGTCACACTGTTCTTAGGTCTACGTTTAATCTGCTATGGGGGGCGCTGGCTTGCTGCGTTATTAGGGTTAGGCATAGCCTGTCTTTCACTTGTCAAGCTTACTGGCAGCGCCCTGGCACCGGCTTTTCTTTTTTTCGCGATTCTCGGTACCCTTAGACACCTCCGCCGGCACGGCGGGTGGAGTGCGCTCAGGAGTACCGCAGCTTTCATAATAGGAATAGGGATGCCAATGCTGTTGTACACGGCTTGGTCCCTAGTAAGCTCGCGTCCGCTTCTGGCGCGAGCGGTAACGGATCAGGCTAGTGCAGTAGCTGGCTCTACGTCTGTTGCAGGTAGGTCGGTACGGGAATTTGTGAGCTGGGCCTGGCAGCTGTATTTGCCGCGCATGCCGTGGCAACAAGATCTGATTCCGGGCCAGCCACTAAAAGATGTGTGGTTGAGCGGACTAGCGGGCCGCTTTGGATATTTAGACTACGCGACGCCTTCATGGACGAAAGTCGTCGTTGCGGTAATGTTTATTTGCGTGCTCGGTCTCGCTGCCCTAACGTGGGCTCGGAACCACGCGCAGCGCGATCGGCAGTGCAGCGTATTACACGATCGAAGGGTGCGGGCCCTGGCCGCAGTGTTACCAGTGATGACAGGGATTCTATTAGTGGTGATCGCGTGGGCGGACTATACGTCAGTGAAGGCGGGCGGCCCACCGTTCCGGCAGGCGCGGTACTTGTTGCCGCTGCTT
Protein-coding regions in this window:
- a CDS encoding DUF2142 domain-containing protein, whose amino-acid sequence is MKRGLRRGLIIAAFGALALVGAVYYLSWPVRFPEFVSPASPSEPVTTFGHRVTERCVNVPALGPEPLRARLVVRSLNVDRTGGQTSLQAIVRSDGRAKPGPEALLRLRGREARVVLSVPPVREPARVCIRGRSGESAQLLGIGATPALRLERAKSQPRLLLLADLLRRLSLGAAIALPPAGAITLLLLTGCALSIALLILLRTLFSRTFNSHRKTIAGLLVLAWAHAALWALLVPPFQVPDEQVHYAYAVYLAQHGTGPSTRGRFTDLASPQEAAIHAAFQTGSVAFNPSGRPPWSDQLRHQIDQVTALSNTMADVSTNATGQPPLYYFSLALPAVIFKTVPQQLLLMRMISALWFALLVLALYAFIGELQPGRPRLALAVGIAAALFPLGAFLGGGVNPDVALAALVAVTLFLGLRLICYGGRWLAALLGLGIACLSLVKLTGSALAPAFLFFAILGTLRHLRRHGGWSALRSTAAFIIGIGMPMLLYTAWSLVSSRPLLARAVTDQASAVAGSTSVAGRSVREFVSWAWQLYLPRMPWQQDLIPGQPLKDVWLSGLAGRFGYLDYATPSWTKVVVAVMFICVLGLAALTWARNHAQRDRQCSVLHDRRVRALAAVLPVMTGILLVVIAWADYTSVKAGGPPFRQARYLLPLLPAFFALVPAAVKSVPVRLRRGVGVMGIGVCVLWAASALAATINRYWL